In Cryptococcus tetragattii IND107 chromosome 5, whole genome shotgun sequence, one genomic interval encodes:
- a CDS encoding glutathione-disulfide reductase: MPPITKAQAEQVGEYDYFVIGGGSGGLASARRAGSYGAKVGLVEVSPRLGGTCVNVGCVPKKIMWYTADVAENLRKSAQYGFGKEGEGYKLAADFNWTELKHKRDAYIHRLNGIYETNLEKDHVDHHQGWASFVDANTVQIEPSNGDKYTVKAKHIVIAVGGRPTVPSEQKIPGASYGITSDEFFELETQPKRVAVVGAGYIAVELAGVFNTLGSETHLVIRYNQLLRSFDPMMSEVLVPCMEKAGMKIHKKTHVKKVEKTSSGSLLVHFDSSPEPIEVDCLVWAIGRHADTAKLGLDKAGVKYDKKGDVIVDDYQNTNVPGIYAVGDVGGKMLLTPVAIAAGRRLSNRLFGPEKYKNDKLSYDNIPSVVFSHPTIGAIGLSEPEAREKFGDDNIKIYKTSFRAMSFAMLDEDHKQPTAYKLICTGPEEKVVGLHIIGEGSDEMLQGFGVAIKMGATKEDFDSCVAIHPTSSEELVTLR; the protein is encoded by the exons ATGCCTCCCATCACTAAAGCTCAAGCTGAGCAAGTAGGCGAGTA CGACTACTTTGTCATCGGTGGTGGTTCCGGTGGTCTTGCCTCTGCT AGGCGAGCCGGTTCTTACGGTGCCAAGGTCGGTCTCGTTGAGGTTTCTCCTCGGCTAGGTGGCACTTGTGTGAACGTCGG TTGTGTCCCCAAAA AAATCATGTG GTACACTGCCGACGTCGCCGAAAACCTTCGGAAATCTGCCCAATACGGTTTCGGCAAGGAGGGTGAGGGCTACAAGCTTGCTGCTGACTTTAACTGGACCGAGCTCAAACACAAGCGAGACGCTTACATCCACCGTCTCAACGGTATTTA CGAAACCAATCTTGAGAAGGACCACGTCGATCATCACCAAGGTTGGGCCTCTTTCGTTGATGCCAATACCGTCCAGATCGAGCCTTCCAATGGCGACAAGTACACTGTGAAGGCGAAGCACATCGTTATCGCCGTCGGTGGCCGACCCACCGTTCCTTCAGAGCAGAAGATCCCCGGTGCTTCCTATGGTATCACTTCAGACGAATTCTTTGAACTAGAGACTCAGCCCAAGAGGGTCGCAGTCGTGGGTGCGGGTTACATTGCTGTGGAGTTGGCTGGTGTCTTCAATACGCTCGGTTCAGAGACCCACTTGGTTATTAGGTACAACCAACTTTTGAGGAGTTTTGATCCTATGATGTCAGAGGTCCTGGTCCCTTGCATGg AGAAGGCCGGCATGAAGATTCACAAGAAGACTCAtgtcaagaaggttgagaagacttcttctggctctcttcttgtccacTTCGATTCTTCTCCCGAACCCATCGAGGTCGACTGTCTCGTCTGGGCTATTGGCCGACACGCCGACACTGCCAAGCTGGGCCTCGACAAGGCCGGTGTCAAGTACGACAAGAAGGGCGATGTCATCGTTGACGATTACCAAAACACCAATGTTCCTGGGATCTATGCTGTTGGTGATGTGGGAGGCAAGATGTTGTTGACTCCTGTGGCTATTGCTGCCGGAAGGAGGTTGAGTAACAGATTGTTCGGCCCCGAGAAGTACAAGAACGACAAGCTGAGCTACGACAACATCCCTAGTGTCGTCTTCTC TCACCCCACTATCGGCGCCATTGGTCTAAGTGAGCCGGAGGCCAGGGAGAAGTTCGGTGACGACAACATCAAGATCTACAAAACCTCT TTCCGCGCCATGTCTTTCGCCATGCTTGATGAGGACCACAAACAACCCACAGCCTATAAGCTCATTTGCACCGGTCctgaagagaaggtggtCGGTCTTCACATCATCGGCGAAGGCAGCGACGAAATGCTCCAAGGCT TTGGCGTCGCCATCAAGATGGGTGCTACCAAGGAGGACTTCGACTCTTGCGTTGCCATCC ACCCTACCTCTTCCGAGGAGCTCGTTACCCTCCGTTAA